CGCGCTGATCTGGAAGAACCTGATTTTCCATCCGGTCTCGGGGATTCTCGCCTCGGTGTGGAAACTGTTCGGCGCCCAGCCGGTGGACTGGCTGGCCCACTACCCGTTGCTGTCGATCATCATCATCGTGAGCTGGCAATGGCTGCCCTTCGCGATCTTGATCCTGATGACCGCCATGCAGTCGCTGGACCAGGAGCAAAAAGAAGCTGCCCGCCTCGACGGCGCCGGCCCGATCGCGATTTTCTGGCACCTGACCCTGCCGCACCTGGCCCGCCCGATTGCCGTGGTGCTGATGATCGAAACGATCTTCCTGCTGTCGGTGTTCGCCGAGATCTTCACCACCACCAACGGTGGCCCCGGCTACGCCTCCACCAACCTTGCGTACCTGATCTACAACCAGGCGCTGGTGCAGTTCGACGTCGGCATGGCTTCGGCCGGTGGCCTGATTGCCGTGGTCATTGCCAACATCGCCGCCATCATCCTGGTCCGGATGATCGGCAAAAACCTCACCGACAAGCAATGAGGCCGTCGCCATGACTCTTCAACAATCCCGTCGCCTGCAAAGCCTGCTACTGGGCACGCTGGCCTGGGCCATCGCGATCCTGATCTTCTTCCCGATCTTCTGGATGGTGCTGACCAGCTTCAAGACCGAAATCGACGCGTTCGCCACGCCGCCGCAGTTCATCTTCTCGCCCACGCTGGAGAACTACCTGCACATCAACGAGCGCAGCAACTACTTCAGCTTCGCCTGGAACTCGGTGGTGATTTCCTTCAGTGCCACCGCCCTGTGCCTGCTGATTGCGGTGCCGGCAGCCTACTCCATGGCGTTCTACGAAACCCAGCGCACCAAAGGCACGTTGCTGTGGATGCTCTCCACCAAGATGCTGCCACCCGTGGGCGTGCTGATGCCGATCTACCTGCTGGCCAAGCAGTTCGGCCTGCTGGATACCCAGGTCGCGCTGATCATCATCTACACCCTGATCAACCTGCCCATCGTGGTCTGGATGATCTACACCTACTTCAAGGACATTCCCCGCGACATCCTCGAAGCCGCGCGCCTGGATGGCGCCACCCTGTGGCAGGAAATGGTCCGCGTGCTGCTGCCGATTGCCAAGGGCGGCCTCGCGTCCACCGTACTGCTGTCGCTGATCCTGTGCTGGAACGAAGCGTTCTGGTCGCTGAACCTCACCTCCTCCAAAGCCGCGCCGCTGACGGCGTTGATCGCCTCTTATTCCAGCCCGGAAGGTTTGTTCTGGGCCAAATTGTCGGCCGTCTCGACGCTGGCCTGTGCGCCAATCCTGATCTTTGGCTGGATCAGCCAGAAACAGCTGGTCCGCGGTTTGTCCTTCGGCGCGGTGAAGTAACGCGCCCTACACCATTATCAGAAGTGGAGGCCCATCATCATGGCCAACCTGAAAATCAAGAATTTGCAAAAGGGTTTCGAAGGCTTCTCCAT
The sequence above is drawn from the Pseudomonas sp. St316 genome and encodes:
- a CDS encoding sugar ABC transporter permease, producing MNSSTTTAKAPIELQQPARKIRLANPGWFLVSPSVALLLLWMIVPLGMTVYFSMIRYNLLYPGENAFVGLENFTYFLTDSGFMPGATNTLLLVGSVLLISIVLGVLISALLEASEFFGRGIVRVLLISPFFIMPTVGALIWKNLIFHPVSGILASVWKLFGAQPVDWLAHYPLLSIIIIVSWQWLPFAILILMTAMQSLDQEQKEAARLDGAGPIAIFWHLTLPHLARPIAVVLMIETIFLLSVFAEIFTTTNGGPGYASTNLAYLIYNQALVQFDVGMASAGGLIAVVIANIAAIILVRMIGKNLTDKQ
- a CDS encoding carbohydrate ABC transporter permease — its product is MTLQQSRRLQSLLLGTLAWAIAILIFFPIFWMVLTSFKTEIDAFATPPQFIFSPTLENYLHINERSNYFSFAWNSVVISFSATALCLLIAVPAAYSMAFYETQRTKGTLLWMLSTKMLPPVGVLMPIYLLAKQFGLLDTQVALIIIYTLINLPIVVWMIYTYFKDIPRDILEAARLDGATLWQEMVRVLLPIAKGGLASTVLLSLILCWNEAFWSLNLTSSKAAPLTALIASYSSPEGLFWAKLSAVSTLACAPILIFGWISQKQLVRGLSFGAVK